A single window of Treponema denticola ATCC 35405 DNA harbors:
- a CDS encoding efflux RND transporter permease subunit: MKLESLHIFFKKIGEFQLKYRWLLVILLAALTVFAAMGLKKFRATSMTEEAFVNLTAQMKEHEDRFKELFGSNDTIVLLIESDDVFKPEVLKMIKEIGNELLEKIPYADSITSITDIDISIGTEEGIEIKNPFKDGIPEDPAELKKAKDFILSRKSIVNKLVSSDAKETWLVLSLKATPSREEWMKTSDKELMYIMGETAIDIVTNPKYKSSAYTIKPAGLPYTETEEKIVMNADIKKCVSLSFMCMIILLVIFARSLRGTIVPIIATTGAIVSVLGFMGHLNIEGSSEMLSVPIILAMALSVGYSIHLVNSFRNSFYAIGKRKEAVIDSIENTGWPLFFTVVTTVASVLSFLTVDLEPMHWMGLASAAMVFAVYLYVSILIPILMSFGKDCPPEQNKSAIRYKKLDSFFEKFGRSVLKKRKPILIVFALVTALCLPGIFMITVNMDSFNFMGTRIPYVKRIYEITHSQLGAYFNYNVMLTFKEEDAVKKPENLKKLEELSRLISGFKLTKLNNGVPKIFSILDVVKDMNQTMHADDPAFYSIPEDEDLLAQLLFLYEISGGETSRWVDDEFRTLRMTVDVAAFDGNELAANLESVYKKCAELFPDAETFLTGAAAHAAEMNNKIVYGEINSFFTSLAAIGVLMMIVFGSIKMGLIGLIPNIMPIITTGAIMGYFHVPLDMVTMALMPMVLGIAVDDTIHFTNHTKYLFEKEGSYDKAIVGSFYSIGKTLAMTTIILSVTFLMYMASKIDAFLRLGILAAVGLFSALIADYLMTPVLIYITKPFGKEKK; the protein is encoded by the coding sequence ATGAAACTTGAAAGTTTGCATATATTTTTTAAAAAGATCGGCGAGTTTCAATTAAAATACCGCTGGTTGTTAGTTATCTTATTAGCAGCTCTAACCGTATTTGCCGCAATGGGCTTAAAAAAGTTTAGAGCCACGTCAATGACCGAAGAAGCCTTCGTAAACCTAACCGCTCAGATGAAAGAACATGAAGACAGGTTTAAAGAGCTTTTCGGAAGCAATGACACCATAGTTTTGCTTATAGAATCCGATGATGTTTTTAAGCCTGAGGTTTTAAAAATGATTAAAGAAATCGGAAACGAACTTTTGGAAAAAATTCCGTACGCCGATTCGATTACTTCTATCACCGATATCGATATAAGTATCGGAACGGAAGAAGGAATCGAAATAAAAAATCCCTTTAAAGACGGTATCCCTGAAGATCCTGCCGAACTTAAAAAAGCAAAGGATTTTATTTTATCCCGAAAATCCATTGTAAATAAACTTGTTTCAAGCGATGCAAAAGAAACCTGGCTTGTTCTTTCGCTTAAAGCAACCCCGAGTAGAGAAGAATGGATGAAAACTTCGGATAAGGAGCTTATGTACATCATGGGAGAAACAGCAATCGATATTGTAACAAATCCCAAATACAAAAGCTCTGCCTACACAATAAAACCTGCCGGTCTTCCCTACACTGAAACGGAAGAAAAAATTGTTATGAACGCAGACATAAAAAAATGCGTAAGTCTTAGTTTTATGTGTATGATAATTCTTCTCGTTATTTTTGCACGCTCGCTAAGAGGTACGATAGTACCTATCATAGCCACCACAGGCGCAATAGTTTCAGTTTTGGGCTTTATGGGGCATTTAAATATTGAAGGAAGTTCCGAAATGCTTTCCGTTCCAATAATTCTTGCAATGGCTCTTTCGGTAGGCTACTCAATTCACCTTGTAAATTCTTTTAGAAACAGTTTTTACGCAATAGGAAAACGTAAAGAAGCCGTTATCGATTCAATAGAAAATACGGGCTGGCCTTTATTTTTTACGGTTGTTACGACAGTTGCTTCCGTTTTATCGTTTTTAACGGTTGACCTCGAGCCGATGCATTGGATGGGGCTTGCAAGCGCCGCTATGGTTTTTGCGGTTTATCTCTATGTGAGCATCTTAATTCCTATTTTGATGAGTTTCGGAAAGGACTGTCCTCCTGAACAAAATAAGAGTGCAATAAGATATAAAAAGCTGGATTCTTTTTTTGAAAAGTTCGGAAGGTCCGTATTAAAAAAACGAAAACCGATTTTAATTGTTTTTGCACTTGTAACAGCCCTTTGTCTTCCCGGTATTTTTATGATAACCGTAAACATGGACAGCTTTAACTTTATGGGAACAAGAATTCCTTATGTAAAACGCATTTATGAAATTACACATTCTCAATTGGGAGCCTATTTTAACTACAATGTTATGCTGACATTTAAAGAAGAAGATGCCGTAAAAAAACCGGAAAACTTAAAAAAACTGGAAGAGTTAAGCCGCCTCATATCGGGCTTTAAATTGACAAAGCTGAATAACGGAGTGCCGAAAATATTTTCAATTTTAGATGTTGTAAAAGATATGAATCAAACCATGCATGCCGATGATCCGGCCTTTTATTCAATACCTGAAGATGAAGACCTCTTAGCACAGCTTTTGTTTTTATACGAAATATCGGGTGGAGAAACTTCCCGTTGGGTTGATGACGAATTCAGGACTCTCCGAATGACCGTCGATGTTGCCGCCTTTGACGGAAATGAACTTGCCGCCAATTTGGAAAGCGTGTATAAAAAATGTGCGGAACTTTTCCCCGATGCGGAAACCTTTTTAACAGGAGCTGCAGCCCATGCCGCAGAGATGAATAACAAAATAGTATATGGGGAAATAAATTCTTTTTTTACATCTCTTGCAGCAATCGGTGTTTTAATGATGATTGTATTCGGAAGTATTAAAATGGGGCTCATAGGTCTTATACCTAACATTATGCCGATTATTACAACAGGAGCTATTATGGGCTACTTCCATGTTCCTCTAGATATGGTAACAATGGCGCTTATGCCCATGGTTCTCGGTATAGCAGTAGATGATACAATCCATTTTACCAACCATACAAAGTACCTATTTGAAAAGGAAGGCTCTTATGATAAAGCGATTGTCGGTTCTTTTTATTCTATCGGAAAAACCTTGGCAATGACTACGATAATTTTGTCGGTTACTTTTTTAATGTACATGGCGAGCAAAATAGATGCATTCCTGCGATTGGGAATCTTGGCGGCAGTCGGTCTTTTTTCCGCTCTTATTGCCGACTATCTGATGACACCGGTATTGATTTATATAACCAAACCTTTCGGAAAAGAGAAAAAATAA
- a CDS encoding 3'-5' exonuclease — MSSYDWISAVYDKAVFTAFDTETTGTEAKAERVVEIGCVKFDIRGVIARYNVLIDPEKPMPPEAGKVNQITDEMLAGQPKFAEVLPDFLDFIRNTVLVAHNASFDINFINCELERCGKTKLTNKVFDTLTFARETLPGLQSYALQNLATQFGVQAVNAHRAEDDARVCMEFFKIAVSHFFEKNKDMLDYYKKDVDISEYLSTKDPETDGGKLVQNLF; from the coding sequence ATGAGCTCTTACGATTGGATCAGTGCCGTCTATGATAAGGCGGTTTTTACGGCCTTCGATACCGAAACAACGGGCACGGAGGCCAAGGCAGAAAGAGTTGTCGAAATCGGCTGTGTAAAATTCGACATTCGCGGAGTTATCGCCCGCTACAATGTTTTGATTGACCCTGAAAAACCAATGCCTCCCGAAGCGGGCAAGGTAAATCAGATAACCGATGAGATGCTTGCAGGTCAGCCTAAATTTGCAGAAGTTTTACCAGACTTTTTGGACTTTATCCGCAACACGGTTTTGGTAGCCCATAATGCAAGCTTCGACATAAACTTTATAAACTGCGAGCTTGAAAGATGCGGCAAAACAAAACTTACAAACAAAGTTTTTGACACCCTAACCTTTGCACGAGAAACCCTGCCGGGCTTGCAAAGTTATGCCCTGCAAAACCTTGCAACACAGTTCGGCGTTCAAGCCGTAAATGCCCACCGAGCCGAGGACGATGCCAGAGTCTGTATGGAATTCTTCAAAATAGCCGTAAGTCATTTCTTTGAAAAAAACAAGGACATGCTTGACTATTATAAAAAAGATGTCGATATTTCCGAATATTTAAGCACCAAGGACCCTGAAACTGACGGCGGAAAGTTAGTTCAAAATTTATTTTAA
- a CDS encoding carboxypeptidase-like regulatory domain-containing protein, giving the protein MKEIYGTVYDKNNKPLEKALVALLNNKFEIEYSDETNNEGKFNLSAEPKYYPFFIAVKEYKENYLEYWSQNIDLDEDLEINPKIDVIEIYGLHCFQVKGAGNYLMVYFRPMSLTKFKANEKNIVPDIGKESLTVSVNGEFCEILTLSRVEEQFPDTQMTSFLMQISMDGVKFSDKNKLELSITDRNGDYGEASIFFKL; this is encoded by the coding sequence ATGAAAGAAATATACGGAACGGTCTACGATAAAAACAATAAACCTCTTGAAAAAGCCCTCGTAGCCCTCCTTAACAATAAATTCGAAATTGAATATTCCGATGAAACAAATAATGAAGGAAAATTCAATTTATCTGCTGAGCCGAAGTATTATCCGTTTTTTATTGCTGTAAAAGAGTACAAAGAAAATTATCTTGAATACTGGAGTCAAAATATAGACCTTGATGAGGATTTGGAAATTAATCCTAAAATAGATGTGATTGAGATATACGGTTTACACTGTTTTCAAGTTAAGGGAGCTGGCAACTATCTGATGGTTTACTTTCGGCCCATGAGCCTAACCAAGTTTAAGGCAAACGAAAAAAATATTGTTCCCGATATAGGTAAAGAATCTTTAACCGTATCTGTAAACGGTGAATTTTGCGAAATATTGACTCTTTCCCGTGTTGAAGAACAATTTCCGGATACCCAAATGACATCCTTTCTTATGCAGATTTCAATGGATGGGGTAAAATTTTCCGATAAGAATAAACTTGAACTTAGCATAACCGATAGGAACGGAGACTATGGAGAAGCTTCAATATTCTTTAAACTTTAA
- a CDS encoding TetR/AcrR family transcriptional regulator — MMAESIKKKSDTYTEILKNAKAEFLQNGFEKASMRSIAAMTGITAGALYKHFPSKAAIFEALVQPLIGQTLSIGSDFSEIAIHLYETKDFLSTKEAIRISLQNLCTLVYSRFDDFRLLFNRSAGTKYENIRHDFVMADVTACKKFIADLKKRGINVRPLNDDQLHLIYSTALTPLFEIITHEYSYKKALSFIDILTDVMYFCWNKIMQPETEINKKN, encoded by the coding sequence ATGATGGCAGAATCAATAAAAAAGAAAAGCGATACCTATACGGAAATTCTCAAAAATGCAAAAGCGGAGTTTTTGCAAAACGGTTTTGAAAAAGCATCGATGCGTTCCATTGCCGCAATGACCGGCATAACAGCCGGGGCTTTGTACAAACACTTTCCGTCAAAGGCGGCAATATTTGAAGCTCTCGTACAGCCGCTTATCGGACAAACCTTAAGTATCGGTTCCGATTTTTCCGAAATCGCAATACATTTATATGAAACTAAAGACTTTTTATCAACAAAAGAAGCAATACGCATATCTTTACAGAATTTATGTACGCTTGTCTACAGCCGCTTCGATGATTTTAGACTTTTGTTTAACCGCTCGGCGGGAACAAAATATGAAAACATCCGTCACGATTTCGTCATGGCTGATGTTACAGCCTGCAAAAAATTCATTGCCGACTTAAAAAAACGCGGCATAAATGTCCGGCCCTTAAACGACGACCAGCTTCACTTAATTTACAGCACCGCCTTAACACCTCTTTTTGAAATCATCACACATGAATATTCTTATAAAAAAGCCCTATCCTTTATAGATATCTTAACCGATGTAATGTATTTTTGCTGGAATAAAATTATGCAGCCGGAAACGGAAATAAACAAAAAAAATTGA
- a CDS encoding ABC transporter ATP-binding protein — MDILKKHIGAIIVPVVFAIIGVACGIVPYFAVASIVTQLINGVTDYRVFLPYAGLILAGFAGALIGHSISTIGSHNLAFSVIEDTRKKVVEKLSRLSMGTIEEKSSGKWSQFVVETLDKMEKPIAHVIPEVLANVLIPVVIVVIIFILNWKIGLANLVTLPLGILFSMLMMKDYEAKSKRYIEASKKMNAAAVEYIQGIKVIKAFNKSASSYDKFQKAVEDNRDSMLDWYLSVCFAMIAAMEVLPSTLLIVLPVGLYLFMTGGITIPTLIMCILLSYASYKPLLKAMAYTDAMANVRVVFGEIKSVLDLPELVRNDTAPDPQGFDVRFENVVFGYGGTLCETDGAAAKNGTNVFDGLNFTAKEGELTAIVGSSGSGKSTIAKLLAGFWNIDSGHISIGGADIGSMSLERNMQLVTYVSQENFLFNKSIRENLKMAKENATDEEIETACTKASIHDFIKSLPNGYDTNAGNAGSKFSGGERQRLTIARALLKDSPIVVLDEATAYSDPENEAVIQQSIDNLVKDKTVIMIAHRLSTIVNADKIIVLDKGRIAAEGTHTELLQDSPLYQKMWQSHISGRDNG; from the coding sequence ATGGATATCTTAAAAAAACATATCGGCGCAATCATCGTTCCGGTGGTTTTCGCAATTATCGGTGTTGCCTGCGGCATTGTTCCATACTTTGCTGTTGCATCTATTGTGACACAGCTGATAAACGGTGTCACGGATTACCGCGTTTTCTTGCCTTATGCCGGACTTATCCTTGCCGGATTTGCAGGGGCGCTTATCGGGCATTCTATATCGACAATCGGTTCCCACAATCTTGCGTTCAGTGTCATCGAAGATACGCGGAAAAAGGTTGTGGAAAAACTAAGCCGCCTTTCGATGGGCACAATAGAAGAAAAAAGCAGCGGCAAGTGGTCTCAATTTGTGGTAGAAACACTTGATAAGATGGAAAAACCTATTGCACATGTAATCCCTGAAGTATTGGCGAATGTGCTCATTCCGGTTGTCATTGTCGTTATCATTTTTATATTAAATTGGAAGATCGGTCTTGCAAACCTTGTAACACTGCCGCTCGGTATACTTTTTTCGATGCTGATGATGAAAGATTACGAAGCAAAGTCCAAGCGGTACATTGAAGCGTCAAAAAAAATGAATGCTGCCGCCGTCGAATATATTCAGGGCATCAAAGTTATCAAGGCTTTTAATAAGTCTGCTTCATCCTATGATAAATTTCAAAAAGCAGTGGAGGACAATCGGGACTCTATGCTCGACTGGTATTTAAGCGTATGTTTTGCCATGATAGCTGCGATGGAGGTTCTGCCGTCTACGCTCCTTATCGTATTACCGGTAGGGCTTTACCTCTTTATGACCGGAGGGATTACAATTCCTACGCTGATTATGTGCATTTTGCTTTCGTATGCGTCGTACAAACCGCTTTTAAAAGCGATGGCCTATACGGATGCGATGGCAAATGTGCGTGTCGTATTCGGTGAAATAAAATCGGTACTGGATTTACCGGAACTGGTACGGAACGATACGGCTCCCGATCCGCAAGGCTTTGATGTGCGCTTTGAAAATGTGGTATTCGGCTACGGCGGAACACTGTGCGAAACGGACGGTGCAGCTGCCAAGAACGGTACAAATGTGTTCGATGGATTGAACTTTACGGCAAAGGAAGGCGAGCTCACCGCGATTGTCGGATCTTCCGGCAGCGGCAAGTCTACCATCGCAAAACTGCTGGCAGGCTTTTGGAATATCGACAGCGGACACATCAGCATCGGAGGCGCTGACATCGGCAGCATGAGTTTGGAACGGAACATGCAGCTGGTTACATATGTGTCGCAGGAGAATTTTTTATTCAACAAGAGCATTCGGGAGAACCTAAAGATGGCAAAAGAGAATGCAACGGATGAGGAAATCGAAACAGCCTGTACAAAAGCAAGCATCCATGATTTTATCAAAAGCCTGCCTAACGGGTATGACACCAATGCGGGAAACGCAGGCAGTAAGTTTTCAGGCGGTGAACGGCAGCGGCTTACCATTGCCCGTGCGCTTCTCAAGGATAGTCCCATTGTCGTACTCGACGAGGCAACCGCCTATTCCGATCCTGAAAACGAAGCCGTTATTCAACAGTCCATCGACAACCTCGTCAAAGATAAAACCGTTATTATGATTGCACACAGGCTTTCCACTATTGTCAACGCCGATAAAATCATCGTGCTGGATAAGGGCCGGATTGCTGCAGAGGGAACGCACACCGAACTGTTACAAGATTCGCCGCTCTACCAAAAAATGTGGCAGTCCCATATCAGCGGCAGGGATAACGGATAA
- a CDS encoding leucine-rich repeat domain-containing protein gives MMEESKKLFITILLAAGLLTAVAATENAGRAVLGISPHEKEITVTAVTADGSPVQVEGCTVTEFPSGEETVLTATGTKVVLKGALIELFCYANKLTALDVRGLTALQELYCQDNMLTSLDIRELTGLHTLYCGNNRLTALDIRGLTALRKLYCNSNEIASLDVRGLTALQTLYCDNNRLSSLDVRHLTALQWLDCHFNKLTSLDVQGLPALQVLECSDNQLTLLDVQGLPALQKLYCQDNKITSLDVRGLTSLQVLMCYDNRLTALNVRRLTALQELNCSSNAIASIDVRGLTALQVLYCDNNRLTSLDVQGLTALQELACSDNQLTALNVQGLPALQALGFQDNRLEEDALIRILNSLPDRKTDEEGLAVLYSEGEKLPKESGSAVPASAEFRAAFKAAKQKNWKLYMQTEDGDGTEIRLQEE, from the coding sequence ATGATGGAAGAATCGAAAAAACTGTTTATAACAATACTGCTTGCAGCGGGATTGTTGACCGCTGTCGCTGCGACGGAAAACGCAGGCAGGGCGGTACTTGGTATAAGCCCGCATGAAAAAGAGATAACCGTGACGGCGGTAACGGCAGACGGCTCGCCCGTACAGGTAGAAGGCTGCACGGTTACGGAATTCCCGAGCGGCGAAGAAACGGTACTTACGGCAACGGGAACAAAGGTTGTCCTTAAAGGTGCTCTTATCGAGCTGTTCTGTTATGCTAACAAACTTACCGCGCTTGATGTCCGCGGTTTAACGGCTTTGCAGGAGCTGTATTGCCAAGACAATATGCTTACTTCGCTTGATATACGGGAATTAACCGGCTTACATACGCTGTATTGCGGCAATAATCGGCTTACCGCACTGGATATACGTGGGTTGACCGCTTTGCGGAAGCTGTACTGCAATAGTAACGAAATCGCATCCCTCGATGTACGGGGGCTTACCGCTTTACAGACACTGTACTGTGACAATAACCGGCTTTCCTCCCTTGATGTACGGCACCTTACCGCTTTACAGTGGCTGGACTGCCACTTCAATAAACTGACATCACTCGACGTGCAGGGCTTACCTGCTTTACAGGTACTGGAGTGCTCGGATAATCAGCTTACCTTGCTTGATGTACAGGGGTTGCCCGCTTTGCAGAAGCTGTACTGCCAAGACAATAAGATTACTTCGCTTGACGTGCGCGGTTTAACCTCTTTACAGGTACTGATGTGCTACGACAATCGGCTTACCGCACTGAATGTACGCCGTTTGACTGCTTTACAGGAGCTGAATTGCAGTTCCAATGCAATCGCTTCCATCGATGTACGGGGACTTACTGCGCTACAGGTGCTGTACTGTGACAATAACCGGCTAACATCCCTCGATGTACAGGGGCTGACAGCTTTACAGGAGCTGGCGTGCTCGGATAATCAGCTTACCGCACTCAATGTGCAGGGCTTACCCGCCTTACAGGCGCTGGGTTTTCAGGATAACCGCCTTGAAGAAGACGCCCTTATACGGATACTCAACAGTTTGCCCGACCGCAAAACGGACGAAGAAGGCCTCGCCGTACTGTACAGCGAAGGGGAGAAGCTCCCTAAAGAAAGCGGGTCAGCCGTTCCCGCCTCAGCCGAGTTTCGAGCGGCTTTCAAAGCTGCAAAACAAAAAAACTGGAAGCTGTACATGCAAACCGAAGATGGAGACGGTACGGAAATTCGGTTGCAGGAGGAATAA
- a CDS encoding ABC transporter ATP-binding protein — MIKNFFRLYFKSLSVVFKADKFHSVLLLTVIPLQALMPSLLIYSANKIINAVAEKNINGVIFILIVWAAAFLLSNILQPVYTTIQGFLTDRLTLYLNTSLMNKSRAISELTVFEDSSFYDDIDILCQEASWRPVNLLVFGASIISCIITAVSMLVLLADFSLFISLLMFIAIIPQSIVFYKIQKEAFEVLVSNTPDSRKLSYYSSSLLSKENIKDVQLYGLYDFFIDKYKDTFKRINKGIKLNRVKKLIASVSFLIVSTAISVFVFNTIIKGTFSGTFLVGSILIFSSSILYTTQSISRLVEDSSLLYDTLLYMQKYFDFINLPPSSKGQNKIINSNFNKIIFDDVSFKYQSNENFALQNISFCIANGEKIAIVGENGSGKTTMMKLLCKFYKPSSGSIKFDETSIEDYDVIEYRKIIGAVFQDYAKFDLTVRENTALSDLRKITDDDEILLALKKSGFDETENLEQLLGTQFEDGRDLSGGQWQKLAIARAFFGNFEILILDEPTASLDPRSEFIIYEKFLELTKGKTVFFVTHRLSTVKKANKVLVLQNGKIVGFDSHENLMQTNKYYAELYTMQASAF, encoded by the coding sequence ATGATTAAAAACTTTTTTCGTCTTTATTTTAAGAGTTTATCGGTTGTGTTTAAAGCCGATAAGTTTCATTCCGTTTTGCTTTTGACGGTAATTCCACTTCAAGCACTTATGCCCTCGCTTCTTATTTATTCGGCAAACAAAATCATAAATGCCGTAGCGGAAAAAAACATAAATGGAGTTATCTTCATTTTAATTGTGTGGGCTGCCGCTTTTTTGTTATCAAATATTTTACAGCCCGTATATACCACCATACAGGGCTTTTTAACCGATAGGCTGACACTGTATTTAAATACTTCGCTTATGAATAAATCGAGAGCAATATCAGAACTTACGGTTTTTGAAGACAGCTCGTTTTACGATGACATTGATATTTTATGCCAAGAGGCAAGCTGGAGGCCTGTAAACCTACTTGTTTTCGGTGCAAGCATAATAAGCTGTATTATCACGGCGGTTTCTATGCTTGTTTTACTTGCCGATTTCAGTCTATTTATTTCACTTTTAATGTTTATCGCAATTATTCCTCAAAGCATTGTTTTTTATAAAATACAAAAAGAAGCCTTTGAAGTGTTAGTATCAAATACACCCGATTCAAGGAAATTAAGTTATTACTCAAGTTCATTACTTTCAAAAGAGAATATAAAAGATGTACAGTTATACGGTCTCTATGATTTTTTCATCGATAAATACAAAGACACATTTAAAAGAATAAATAAGGGAATAAAGTTAAACCGTGTTAAAAAACTCATAGCTTCCGTTTCATTTTTAATTGTGAGTACGGCAATCAGTGTATTCGTCTTTAATACGATTATAAAAGGCACATTTTCCGGAACCTTTTTGGTCGGAAGTATTTTAATTTTTTCGTCAAGTATCTTATATACAACGCAAAGCATTTCCCGTTTGGTAGAAGATTCAAGTTTATTGTACGACACGCTTTTATATATGCAAAAGTATTTTGATTTTATCAATTTACCGCCTAGCAGTAAAGGACAAAATAAAATAATTAATTCAAACTTTAATAAAATTATTTTTGATGATGTTTCATTTAAATATCAATCGAATGAAAATTTTGCTCTACAAAATATTTCTTTCTGTATCGCCAATGGCGAAAAAATTGCAATCGTGGGTGAAAATGGAAGCGGTAAAACCACGATGATGAAATTGCTTTGTAAATTCTATAAACCTTCTTCAGGTTCAATAAAATTCGATGAAACTTCAATTGAAGACTATGATGTTATTGAGTATAGAAAAATTATCGGTGCTGTTTTTCAAGACTATGCAAAGTTTGATTTAACGGTTCGTGAAAATACGGCTCTTTCCGATTTAAGAAAAATTACAGACGATGACGAAATTTTGCTTGCTTTAAAAAAATCAGGTTTTGATGAAACCGAAAATTTAGAACAGCTGTTAGGAACTCAATTTGAAGACGGGCGGGATTTATCGGGCGGTCAATGGCAAAAACTCGCAATAGCCCGTGCGTTTTTCGGCAATTTTGAAATTCTTATTTTGGATGAACCGACGGCTTCTCTTGACCCTCGCTCCGAATTTATCATTTATGAAAAATTCTTGGAGCTGACAAAGGGTAAAACCGTTTTCTTTGTTACGCACCGTTTATCGACTGTAAAAAAAGCTAATAAAGTTTTAGTTTTGCAAAACGGTAAAATTGTAGGCTTTGACAGCCACGAAAATTTAATGCAAACCAATAAGTATTATGCCGAACTTTATACTATGCAGGCAAGTGCATTTTGA
- a CDS encoding M3 family oligoendopeptidase has product MQNKTAPRWDLKNIYPDFKSKEYAESKKKIPALTSKFEKHLKAFSDKDLKKWLVKALDILNEFNAEAETLYAYASAVYTTDTENKEALSELNSISALFVPFTPLGVRFSNILASVSKEVKALIKNDKDLKYASFYLEDTLFWQKKQMSEEEESLAADLARSGASAWSKLQSTMTSTASCIWDEKTKEEKTLVQLRAMAYDKDAAVREKAFKKELELCKSIEKPVAAALNGVKGTSITLNKRRNWKGGTIEKSVKQANITQKTLDSLISAIEDSLPSWRKYLKAKAMLLGKKELPFYDLFAPVSKSFPTYTWEEAKALVIENFSSFSKNMGDFAKKAFASNWIDGEVRNGKVGGAYCTHFPVTKEPRVLCNFDGSFSSVSTLAHELGHAFHFNVVKDMPVINQSYPMTLAETASIFAETILFESEIKKMNEEQKTALLEIHLQDGCQVLIDILSRFYFERSFMDEREKHELTAEDCCRLMLEAQKKSYGNGLDSKLLHPYMWLVKGHYYSADLGFYNFPYAFGQLFALGLYNRYKKEGEKFTSVYEDILRKTGMTDAVKVTKSAGFNIETPDFWKEGIKIFTDQISEFEKLVKKAKKK; this is encoded by the coding sequence ATGCAAAACAAAACTGCACCGAGATGGGATTTAAAAAATATTTATCCCGATTTTAAATCAAAAGAATATGCGGAATCAAAAAAGAAAATTCCTGCATTGACTTCCAAGTTTGAAAAACACTTAAAGGCTTTTTCGGATAAGGACTTAAAAAAATGGCTGGTAAAAGCTTTGGACATTTTAAACGAGTTTAATGCCGAAGCCGAAACTCTTTATGCCTATGCTTCGGCCGTGTATACAACCGATACCGAAAACAAGGAAGCTTTATCTGAGCTTAACTCGATATCGGCTCTCTTTGTTCCGTTTACGCCCCTTGGAGTGCGCTTTTCGAATATCTTGGCTTCCGTTTCCAAAGAGGTAAAGGCCTTGATTAAAAACGACAAGGATTTAAAATATGCTTCTTTCTATTTGGAAGATACCTTGTTTTGGCAAAAAAAACAGATGAGCGAAGAAGAGGAATCCTTGGCTGCCGATCTAGCCCGCTCCGGTGCTTCGGCTTGGAGCAAATTACAGAGCACAATGACTTCAACAGCTTCATGTATTTGGGATGAAAAAACTAAGGAAGAAAAAACCTTGGTTCAGCTTAGAGCGATGGCCTACGATAAGGATGCGGCCGTCCGCGAAAAGGCTTTTAAAAAAGAACTTGAGCTTTGCAAGTCCATCGAAAAACCCGTTGCCGCAGCCTTGAACGGCGTAAAGGGAACTTCCATCACCTTAAATAAAAGGCGTAACTGGAAGGGCGGCACAATCGAAAAATCTGTAAAGCAGGCAAATATAACTCAAAAAACTCTTGACTCCTTAATTTCCGCCATCGAAGATTCTCTTCCTTCATGGAGAAAGTATTTAAAGGCTAAGGCCATGCTCTTAGGCAAAAAGGAATTACCCTTTTATGACCTCTTTGCTCCGGTTTCAAAATCATTTCCGACATATACTTGGGAAGAAGCAAAGGCCTTGGTAATCGAAAACTTTTCTTCATTTTCAAAGAACATGGGAGACTTTGCAAAAAAGGCCTTTGCCTCCAACTGGATAGACGGTGAGGTACGAAACGGCAAGGTCGGCGGAGCCTACTGTACTCATTTTCCCGTAACAAAGGAACCCAGAGTTCTTTGCAATTTTGACGGCTCTTTTTCTTCGGTCAGTACCTTAGCACACGAGCTGGGACATGCCTTTCACTTTAATGTTGTAAAGGATATGCCTGTAATAAATCAAAGCTATCCTATGACCCTTGCCGAGACAGCTTCTATTTTTGCAGAAACCATTTTGTTTGAAAGCGAAATTAAAAAAATGAATGAAGAGCAAAAGACGGCTCTATTGGAAATTCATCTTCAAGACGGTTGTCAGGTATTGATCGATATTCTTTCTCGTTTTTATTTTGAGCGCTCCTTTATGGATGAAAGGGAAAAGCATGAACTTACTGCTGAAGACTGCTGCCGCCTAATGCTTGAAGCTCAAAAGAAAAGCTATGGAAACGGGCTTGATTCTAAATTGCTTCATCCATATATGTGGCTTGTTAAGGGGCATTATTATTCTGCCGACCTGGGCTTTTATAACTTCCCCTATGCTTTCGGCCAGCTTTTTGCTCTCGGTCTTTATAACCGCTATAAAAAGGAAGGAGAAAAATTTACTTCCGTTTATGAGGATATTTTAAGAAAGACCGGTATGACGGATGCCGTTAAGGTAACAAAGAGTGCAGGTTTTAATATCGAAACGCCTGACTTCTGGAAAGAAGGCATAAAGATTTTTACGGATCAGATAAGCGAATTTGAAAAACTCGTAAAAAAAGCAAAGAAAAAATAG